The Centroberyx gerrardi isolate f3 chromosome 19, fCenGer3.hap1.cur.20231027, whole genome shotgun sequence genome has a segment encoding these proteins:
- the LOC139918663 gene encoding E3 ubiquitin-protein ligase RING2-A-like isoform X1, translating to MAAPVNIQNPSKTWELSLYELHRSPQEAIMDGTEVAVSPRSLHSELMCPICLDMLKNTMTTKECLHRFCSDCIVTALRSGNKECPTCRKKLVSRRSLRRDSNFDALISKIYPSRDEYEAHQNSVLERLSRLHNKEALSSSIEEGLRQQARYRSERNHRVRKPAQESDNTTFSGGEDNGDARSHLSHDSAPSHAPLPRGGTPSEPGPSRKRPRASDEGSGPEADGGSPAPPPRRHKEGPASEIELVFRPHPQLVNAQEYSQTRYVKTTANATVDHLSKYLALRIALEERQMEGETEERGGGGGGGGGGEEEGDRGEERGGGEAGRGTGGGGGGEGSSLSNISEKQYTIYITTTGGQFSTLNGSLTLELVNEKYWKVRKPLELYYAPTKDQQQPTQQPQQQPQQQPQQPQQPPQQKSPPQREG from the exons ATGGCGGCTCCTGTAAACATCCAGAACCCCAGTAAGACCTGGGAGCTGAGTCTGTACGAGCTGCACAGGAGCCCTCAg gaggCCATCATGGACGGGACGGAGGTGGCGGTGTCTCCCAGGTCTCTGCACAGTGAGCTGATGTGTCCCATCTGTCTGGACATGCTGAAGAACACCATGACCACCAAGGAGTGTCTGCACCGCTTCTGCTCCGACTGCATCGTCACCGCGCTGCGGTCCGG GAACAAAGAGTGTCCGACCTGCAGGAAGAAGCTGGTCTCCAGGCGCTCGCTGCGGCGCGACTCCAACTTCGACGCCCTGATCTCCAAGATCTACCCGAGCCGGGACGAGTACGAGGCGCACCAGAACAGCGTCCTGGAGCGGCTCAGCAGGCTGCACAACAAGGAGGCGCTCAGCTCCAGCATCGAGGAGGGGCTTCGCCAGCAGGCCCGCTACAGGTCCGAGAG GAACCACCGGGTGAGGAAGCCGGCTCAGGAGAGCGACAACACCACCTTCAGCGGGGGGGAGGACAACGGCGACGCCCGCTCGCACCTCTCCCACGACTCCGCCCCCTCGCACGCCCCCCTCCCCCGCGGCGGAACCCCCTCGGAGCCGGGGCCGAGCCGCAAGCGGCCGCGAGCCTCCGACGAGGGCTCCGGCCCGGAGGCGGACGGCGGcagccccgcccctccgccgAGGCGTCACAAAGAGGGGCCGGCCTCGGAGATCGAGCTGGTGTTCAGGCCACACCCGCAGCTGGTCAACGCCCAGGAGTACAGCCAGACCAG ATATGTGAAGACTACAGCCAACGCCACAGTGGACCATCTGTCCAAATACCTGGCTCTCCGCATCGCTctggaggagaggcagatggagggagagactgaggaaagaggaggaggaggaggaggaggaggaggaggagaggaggaaggtgacaggggagaggagagaggaggaggagaagcaggaagaggaacaggaggaggaggaggtggagaggggtcGAGCCTGAGTAACATCAGTGAGAAACAGTACACCATTTACATCACGACGACGGGAGGACAGTTCTCT acGCTGAATGGCTCTCTGACTCTGGAGTTGGTCAACGAGAAATACTGGAAGGTCAGGAAGCCTCTGGAGCTTTACTACGCTCCCACCAAGGACCAACAGCAACCCACACAGCAACCGCAGCAACAACCGCAGCAACAACCGCAGCAACCACAGCAACCACCGCAGCAGAAGTCCCCTccgcagagagagggatga
- the LOC139918663 gene encoding E3 ubiquitin-protein ligase RING2-A-like isoform X2: protein MAAPVNIQNPSKTWELSLYELHRSPQEAIMDGTEVAVSPRSLHSELMCPICLDMLKNTMTTKECLHRFCSDCIVTALRSGNKECPTCRKKLVSRRSLRRDSNFDALISKIYPSRDEYEAHQNSVLERLSRLHNKEALSSSIEEGLRQQARYRNHRVRKPAQESDNTTFSGGEDNGDARSHLSHDSAPSHAPLPRGGTPSEPGPSRKRPRASDEGSGPEADGGSPAPPPRRHKEGPASEIELVFRPHPQLVNAQEYSQTRYVKTTANATVDHLSKYLALRIALEERQMEGETEERGGGGGGGGGGEEEGDRGEERGGGEAGRGTGGGGGGEGSSLSNISEKQYTIYITTTGGQFSTLNGSLTLELVNEKYWKVRKPLELYYAPTKDQQQPTQQPQQQPQQQPQQPQQPPQQKSPPQREG, encoded by the exons ATGGCGGCTCCTGTAAACATCCAGAACCCCAGTAAGACCTGGGAGCTGAGTCTGTACGAGCTGCACAGGAGCCCTCAg gaggCCATCATGGACGGGACGGAGGTGGCGGTGTCTCCCAGGTCTCTGCACAGTGAGCTGATGTGTCCCATCTGTCTGGACATGCTGAAGAACACCATGACCACCAAGGAGTGTCTGCACCGCTTCTGCTCCGACTGCATCGTCACCGCGCTGCGGTCCGG GAACAAAGAGTGTCCGACCTGCAGGAAGAAGCTGGTCTCCAGGCGCTCGCTGCGGCGCGACTCCAACTTCGACGCCCTGATCTCCAAGATCTACCCGAGCCGGGACGAGTACGAGGCGCACCAGAACAGCGTCCTGGAGCGGCTCAGCAGGCTGCACAACAAGGAGGCGCTCAGCTCCAGCATCGAGGAGGGGCTTCGCCAGCAGGCCCGCTACAG GAACCACCGGGTGAGGAAGCCGGCTCAGGAGAGCGACAACACCACCTTCAGCGGGGGGGAGGACAACGGCGACGCCCGCTCGCACCTCTCCCACGACTCCGCCCCCTCGCACGCCCCCCTCCCCCGCGGCGGAACCCCCTCGGAGCCGGGGCCGAGCCGCAAGCGGCCGCGAGCCTCCGACGAGGGCTCCGGCCCGGAGGCGGACGGCGGcagccccgcccctccgccgAGGCGTCACAAAGAGGGGCCGGCCTCGGAGATCGAGCTGGTGTTCAGGCCACACCCGCAGCTGGTCAACGCCCAGGAGTACAGCCAGACCAG ATATGTGAAGACTACAGCCAACGCCACAGTGGACCATCTGTCCAAATACCTGGCTCTCCGCATCGCTctggaggagaggcagatggagggagagactgaggaaagaggaggaggaggaggaggaggaggaggaggagaggaggaaggtgacaggggagaggagagaggaggaggagaagcaggaagaggaacaggaggaggaggaggtggagaggggtcGAGCCTGAGTAACATCAGTGAGAAACAGTACACCATTTACATCACGACGACGGGAGGACAGTTCTCT acGCTGAATGGCTCTCTGACTCTGGAGTTGGTCAACGAGAAATACTGGAAGGTCAGGAAGCCTCTGGAGCTTTACTACGCTCCCACCAAGGACCAACAGCAACCCACACAGCAACCGCAGCAACAACCGCAGCAACAACCGCAGCAACCACAGCAACCACCGCAGCAGAAGTCCCCTccgcagagagagggatga
- the LOC139918663 gene encoding E3 ubiquitin-protein ligase RING2-B-like isoform X3, with protein MDGTEVAVSPRSLHSELMCPICLDMLKNTMTTKECLHRFCSDCIVTALRSGNKECPTCRKKLVSRRSLRRDSNFDALISKIYPSRDEYEAHQNSVLERLSRLHNKEALSSSIEEGLRQQARYRSERNHRVRKPAQESDNTTFSGGEDNGDARSHLSHDSAPSHAPLPRGGTPSEPGPSRKRPRASDEGSGPEADGGSPAPPPRRHKEGPASEIELVFRPHPQLVNAQEYSQTRYVKTTANATVDHLSKYLALRIALEERQMEGETEERGGGGGGGGGGEEEGDRGEERGGGEAGRGTGGGGGGEGSSLSNISEKQYTIYITTTGGQFSTLNGSLTLELVNEKYWKVRKPLELYYAPTKDQQQPTQQPQQQPQQQPQQPQQPPQQKSPPQREG; from the exons ATGGACGGGACGGAGGTGGCGGTGTCTCCCAGGTCTCTGCACAGTGAGCTGATGTGTCCCATCTGTCTGGACATGCTGAAGAACACCATGACCACCAAGGAGTGTCTGCACCGCTTCTGCTCCGACTGCATCGTCACCGCGCTGCGGTCCGG GAACAAAGAGTGTCCGACCTGCAGGAAGAAGCTGGTCTCCAGGCGCTCGCTGCGGCGCGACTCCAACTTCGACGCCCTGATCTCCAAGATCTACCCGAGCCGGGACGAGTACGAGGCGCACCAGAACAGCGTCCTGGAGCGGCTCAGCAGGCTGCACAACAAGGAGGCGCTCAGCTCCAGCATCGAGGAGGGGCTTCGCCAGCAGGCCCGCTACAGGTCCGAGAG GAACCACCGGGTGAGGAAGCCGGCTCAGGAGAGCGACAACACCACCTTCAGCGGGGGGGAGGACAACGGCGACGCCCGCTCGCACCTCTCCCACGACTCCGCCCCCTCGCACGCCCCCCTCCCCCGCGGCGGAACCCCCTCGGAGCCGGGGCCGAGCCGCAAGCGGCCGCGAGCCTCCGACGAGGGCTCCGGCCCGGAGGCGGACGGCGGcagccccgcccctccgccgAGGCGTCACAAAGAGGGGCCGGCCTCGGAGATCGAGCTGGTGTTCAGGCCACACCCGCAGCTGGTCAACGCCCAGGAGTACAGCCAGACCAG ATATGTGAAGACTACAGCCAACGCCACAGTGGACCATCTGTCCAAATACCTGGCTCTCCGCATCGCTctggaggagaggcagatggagggagagactgaggaaagaggaggaggaggaggaggaggaggaggaggagaggaggaaggtgacaggggagaggagagaggaggaggagaagcaggaagaggaacaggaggaggaggaggtggagaggggtcGAGCCTGAGTAACATCAGTGAGAAACAGTACACCATTTACATCACGACGACGGGAGGACAGTTCTCT acGCTGAATGGCTCTCTGACTCTGGAGTTGGTCAACGAGAAATACTGGAAGGTCAGGAAGCCTCTGGAGCTTTACTACGCTCCCACCAAGGACCAACAGCAACCCACACAGCAACCGCAGCAACAACCGCAGCAACAACCGCAGCAACCACAGCAACCACCGCAGCAGAAGTCCCCTccgcagagagagggatga
- the rps18 gene encoding small ribosomal subunit protein uS13, producing MSLVIPEKFQHILRVLNTNIDGRRKIAFAITAIKGVGRRYAHVVLRKADIDLNKRAGELTEEEVERVVTIMQNPRQYKIPDWFLNRQKDVKDGKYSQVLANGLDNKLREDLERLKKIRAHRGLRHFWGLRVRGQHTKTTGRRGRTVGVSKKK from the exons ATG TCTCTGGTCATCCCCGAGAAGTTCCAGCACATTCTTCGTGTTCTGAACACGAACATCGATGGTAGGAGGAAGATTGCCTTCGCCATCACTGCCATCAAG GGTGTTGGCAGACGTTACGCCCATGTCGTCCTGAGGAAGGCCGACATCGACCTCAACAAGAGAGCTGGAGAGCtgactgaggaggag GTTGAGAGGGTGGTGACTATCATGCAGAATCCTCGCCAGTACAAAATCCCCGACTGGTTCCTCAACAGACAGAAGGACGTCAAGGATGGCAAATACAGCCAG GTCCTTGCCAACGGTCTGGACAACAAGCTGAGAGAGGATCTGGAGAGGCTGAAGAAGATCAGGGCTCATCGCGGTCTCAGGCACTTCTGGGG tctgcGTGTGCGCGGTCAGCATACCAAGACCACCGGACGTCGTGGTCGCACTGTCGGTGTGTCCAAGAAGAAGTAA